From Cervus canadensis isolate Bull #8, Minnesota chromosome 28, ASM1932006v1, whole genome shotgun sequence, one genomic window encodes:
- the LOC122429552 gene encoding 60S ribosomal protein L10 produces the protein MGRRPARCYRYCKNKPYPKSRFCRGVPDAKIRIFDLGRKKAKVDEFPLCGHMVSDEYEQLSSEALEAARICANKYMVKSCGKDGFHIRVRLHPFHVIRINKMLSCAGADRLQTGMRGAFGKPQGTVARVHIGQVIMSIRTKLQNKEHVIEALRRAKFKFPGRQKIHISKKWGFTKFNADEFENMVAEKRLIPDGCGVKYIPNRGPLDKWRALHS, from the coding sequence ATGGGCCGCCGCCCCGCCCGGTGTTACCGGTATTGTAAGAACAAGCCGTACCCAAAGTCCCGCTTCTGCCGAGGTGTCCCTGATGCTAAGATCCGCATCTTCGACTTGGGGCGTAAGAAGGCCAAAGTGGATGAGTTCCCACTCTGTGGCCACATGGTGTCAGATGAGTATGAGCAGCTCTCCTCTGAAGCCCTGGAGGCTGCCCGTATTTGTGCCAACAAGTACATGGTGAAAAGCTGTGGCAAAGATGGTTTTCACATCCGAGTGCGGCTCCACCCCTTCCATGTCATCCGCATCAACAAGATGTTGTCTTGCGCTGGAGCTGATAGACTCCAGACAGGTATGCGTGGTGCCtttggaaagccccagggcacagtggccagGGTCCACATTGGCCAGGTCATAATGTCCATCCGCACCAAGCTGCAGAACAAGGAGCATGTGATTGAAGCCCTCCGCCgggccaagttcaagttccctggcCGTCAGAAGATCCACATCTCCAAGAAGTGGGGATTTACCAAGTTCAATGCGGATGAATTTGAGAACATGGTGGCAGAAAAGCGACTCATCCCGGACGGCTGTGGGGTCAAATACATCCCTAATCGTGGTCCCCTGGACAAATGGCGGGCCCTGCACTCATGA